In Paenibacillus durus, the DNA window ATCATGGTGCTGGCCTTTGTGTTTCTGTTCTCCGCAGTACTCATTGATTATGCGCGAATGGCCGCTGCTAGTGTGCAGGGTGAACGTCTGGCGCGTGCAGCAGTTCGGTCGGTGATGTCCGCGTACGATGTAGAGCTGCGGGAACAATACGGGCTCTTTGCCTTCGGCGGGAGCGATGGAGATGAGCTGATGGCCCGGGTTCTTGATGATTCTCTTCGTAAAAGCGGACGAGGGGACGGCTTCAATCTGGTGAACCTCGGTCTTGACACCTCTACGCTGGAATGGAGCCGTTCGCTGGGCAGCTATGATGTATTCCGCCGTCAGATCAACGAGGAAATGAAATACAAGGCGCCCGTTGATTTCGCTCTCGAAATCGCAGGAAAGTTCAAGCCGCTGTCTGGAGCCATGGAGGAGGCTTCGCGTACGACAGACCTGTTCGCCAAGCTGCAGCCGCTTTATGACAAGCGGGAGGCGGCTCTCGACCGGATGCTGGAACATAGGCGGCAAGCTGCGGAAAATGCGCGGAAGCCGCTCACGCTTATTAAGAATCCGGCTGGCGGAGGCATAGCTGATAGTTCCATAGGAACTATATCCAGCGCTGCGGATATCGCTGCCCAGTATAACGATTATGTGAATAAGTCCCATGCGGATTTAAACAGGGACCCGAAAGAATCGCCGCAATATACCTGGGCTATCCATTCCTATTTAGCGCAATCCTCGGCGGTTATTTCCAGGCTGAGCAGTCTGCTTGCTGATTGGCAGAATGACCATGCCCCATTGATGCGCAAGGCAGGCGATGCACTTAAGGAAGCCGAGGCAATCAACGAAGAAATGAGAGGAGCCATACGGCAGGCCAAGAGCGCAAGTGCAGGAAGCGGCTATGATTCTTCCGCCTCCTGGGATATCCCTGACTCAGATACGAATGTTGCAGCCCGTCCTAACCTGATGGAGCAAGCGGAACAGCTGCCGCTGGATACCGCGGATTTCCGAGGTATGGAGAATAATCTGGCAATGCAGGAAGCGGCTTATCGGAATGCGGAATCAAGAGCTTCCTCTCTTTCTGGGGGGATTAACCCTTTATCGGTGGGGCTTAACGGCAATAGTGGCGCAATGAAAGCGGCGGTGATCGGCGCGGCGGAAGCCTTAGATGCCTATTTGCATGATTACGGAAACGGAGGGGCCGTTATCGGCCGGGAAGCGTCTGGAATCGAGGAGCACAGAGGCTCGGATAACCAGCGTAAGGAACTGGAAAGAGAAGCGAAAACGAAGCTTGGGGAGGCGCTTAAAGTTGCCGAAGCTCTTCGCAATCTGAGCGGCGGTGTTGAAGAAGCGCTGGAGCGTTACGAAATGCTGAACCAATATTACGAAGAAAATCTCGAGTATAACCGAGGCCTGCGTGAACAATTGCTGGATAATCCTGGAGAGAACAATCCATACGCTGCCGAAAGCGCAGCCATGGATCAAATGGACAATCTTTACGAAGCGCTAAGCGGCGTTATGCTTGCCTCAAGGGACAGACTGTTCCAAAGCGAATATGCGGCGCAGTATTTTCCGCACTTTGATATTTCCCAGCTTACGGGCATTGCCGAAGGCTCCACTGAAGAGATCGGGGAGAAACTCAAAGAGCAGCTCGATCCGCACAGCCAGGAACTGGAGTACATTCTGTACGGCTTCAATCAGCCGGGATTGAATGTAGGGGCGGCATACAGCGAGATCTTCGCGGCGCGGCTGGCTATACGTACAATGGAAGGATTTGTGAAAAAGGCGGGGCTGGGCAATCCGCTGCTCGTCGTGGCCGCCGCAATACTGTACGGGGTGACGGAAGCGGTAAAGGATATGATTATGCTTTGCCGGGAGGGAGCTGTCCCTTTGTCCGAATTTGTGCCCGTTAATCTGACCTACCGTGATTATTTGCGCCTGTTCATGGTGCTGCATGGCTCGGGAGAAGCCGAGCTCTCGCGGATGCTGGCCCTGATCCGGCTGAATACGGGCATTAATCCGGATGACAGGAGCACCTATGCCTCCGCTGAGATAAGGTTGGGAATGCGGCTGTGGTTCCTACCTGGAATTATGAAGCTGCTTCAACATACCGGCGCGGTTCCGGGGGAAATTGACGGCCAAACTTATTTCAAGGCGGTTAAAGCGGACTTTGCGTATTGACGGGAGGAACAAGAGGGAGATGGAGGATCGGCGCAAGAGGAGATGGAGGTCTAAAAATGAAGGCAGCATGGTCGTTGAAGCGGCAATGGTGCTGCCCGTATTTTTGCTGTTCGTGCTGTTCCTAATCTTTATCGTACAAATGACGCTGTATTCAACCGCTCTGCAAAGTACAGTATCCGATACCGTCAAAGAGGTGGCTACTCATATGTACCCTGCCGCTTTGGCGGCGAAGAAGGCGGAACAGTCCGGAATAACCTCCAGCGAAGCCGAGAACGGGGCCGAGAATCAGTCAGCGGTTGACAAATCTGGCAGCGAAGCCGCTGGCGCGGATAAGACGCCGGTGTGGACCATCCCTCGGTTGTCGGTTGCTGATTGGGCCGAACAATACGCTGCCGAGCTGCCTCCGCCGCTTGATGAGTGGATCAGAAGCGCTGCGGAAAAAGGGGAAGGTCCTCTCCAGGAGCTTCAGGCCGAAGGCTCGGAGGCGGTTTTGGACGCAGCCGTTAAGCCGCTGCTGAGGCCCTATATCGCTTCGGATATGCTTGATTACAGGCGTATTCATGTCTCGAATGTAATTGTTCCGAAATTGAAAGACGGTGAGAAGCCTTACTTCGGCCTTCGGGTCAGCTACGAGCTGCCTATGAAGGTGCCGTTCTTGAATCGCAGCATTGTGCTGGAAGCCTCCTCCGTTGAGCGGTTGTGGATAGGGGATACGGGTGAAGGCGGAAGCGGCGGTCAGGAAGGCGGAGGGGAGAATAACAGCTCCATTGCCATTCTGGAGAAGCCGAATCCTGCAAGGCCGAACAAACAAGGAGCCATCCGGATTAAAATTGCGCCGAATGCTTCGGCAAATCTTACGGTGTTCTATAAAAGCGGAAAAAGCACCGCCAAGTATTTAGGGTGGAAGACAGCGGACGAGAATGGCTATATCGAGTGGGAGTGGAGGATCGGCGGCAAAACGACGCCGGGCTCATGGCCGACATTCGTCATTGAGACAGAGGATGGCCAATCGGCAGAAGGCCAATTTTACGTAGCGGATAAGCCGGACTGACTTACAAAAAGAGGAGCTTGGGAAATGGGTGAATGGGCGTTTTGGGGTTGTCTGCCCTTTTTGGCGGCGGCGTTCCTGACGGATACGCTGACGATGAAAATACCGAACTGGATTACAGCGCCAGCCGTGCTTGCGGGCTTTCTGGTTCAAGGGCTAACCGGAGGCTGGAAAGGATTGCTGTTCGCTGGAGCCGGAGCAGCTGCAGGATTCATGCTCCTGTTGCTCATGCATATTATCGGAGCTGTCGGGGCGGGCGATGTTAAGCTTTTTGCCGGAATCGGCGCTTGGACCGGGTTTTCGTTTACTGCTCAGGTTATCATTTACTCGCTGCTGTTCGCGGCGGTGATAGGCTGGATAATTATGCTCAAGAGGCGGGAAACCTTCCGCCGGCTGCGAAGTGTCGCAAGACTGCTTACGGGAATCTTTTATTTACCAAGATGGACTTTGTTTAAGGGCCGTGACAGAGAAATGCTGCGGTTTCCCTTCATGCTGGCGGTGTTTCCCGGAGCGGTAGCGGCTTTTCTGGGAGGCTGGACATAATTAGGATCTGTTTATTTGGAATTGGGGGTGAGCGCCGTTGTTTGGATTAACCCGGGATTTTGTGCAGCAGGACGGCATCCGGATGGTGCTGGGAGGACGGGAAGGAATGCCGATATCGAGGCTGAATACGGTCCAGAGCCGCATGCTGTCCTCCTTAAGCATTCCGCATCATCTGCGGCTGTTTCTCAAAGAGGTGGATCTGAGTGTAACACTGGAATATTCGGTATCCGGCAAAAAACTGCTCTCGCATCTTCTCAAGGGAGCAAGACTGAGCCTCGCCGAACTCTACGGGCTGCTGCTGCAGATCGCTCAAGGTATGGAGGACGGCAGACTGCATATGCTGCGTCCCGAGCAGTATGCTTTGCACGAGGATTACATTTTTATCGAAGGATCGCTGCAATCGGGAAAGGTGTACCTAACGTACATTCCTCTGGAGACGATCGAACCGGCGCAGTCGTTGGGGGAGAGTCTTAAGGGACTAATCATGGCGCTGATGCCGAGCGTGACAGAGCTGAATGGTGATGGCGTCCAGCGGCTGCTGCACTACTGCGGGGAGGATGAATGTACCGCCTTGGGATGGAAGGAGCTTCTTTCGGCGCTGCTGACGGAGGATGACGGGGAGCGGAATTCCATAGTGAACGCGGAGGCAGCGGCTTCCACTTCAACGGAAGCTGTCAACTTGCCTGTTGCCGAATGGAGGGGCGGAGAAAAGACGAGACGATGGAAGGACGAATACGACGCTGAACCTGATTTGGCCCTTAATACAGCCAGCCCGCCTAACGGCCGAAATTCCTCAAAGAAAACGTATATTTTGCTCGGATGCATTCTGCTGGACGCCCTGCTGTGGAAATACGTGTACCTCGACCATTCTGGAAAGCTGCCCCTGATGCTCTGCGGATTAGCCACGGTTGTGCTAATTGCAATAAGCGGCTTGGCATGGATTGGGAAAATAGGAGGCGGCAAATCGGAAGAGGAGGAGTTCTTGGAGGAGGGCGCGGAAGATCCGGGAAATAGATTCTCGTTTGGATTCGGATCGGCCTCGCCGTTTGGCAGACAGGACAAGTTCGATGAATCCCAGAAGTTCCAACCCCCGCCTGTTGAACGGAGTAAGCGGGTTTCCGCAGGAATTCTTGAATTTGGACCCGGTGAAAAAGGGACCGAATGGGCGGAGGAGTACCCGAAGACCTCGGACTCCGGATCGGCTACCGTACTGCTGTCCAGAGAGAAAGCCCCTGCTTCCGTGGAAGCGAAGCTGCGCGAGGGAGGGCTGCCCTATCTCGAAAGAGCGGAGGAAGGGAGCGATCGGCGGGAAAAAATCGAGCTGAACCGGACAAGCTTTATTATCGGCCGCTCGCCAGAGGTGGCGCAGTTTGTAGAGCCGTCGGAAGGAGCCTCCAGAGTGCATGTCGAGGTATTCCGCAGCGGCGGTGGCTATGTGCTGAAAGATCTCGATTCGCGCAACGGCACCCGGTTTCAGGGAGAGGCAATGATTCCTTACAAGGAATATCCCTTGGATGACGGAGATGCCTTCACTATTGTGAAAGGGAACTATACCTTTCATCAGCGTTAACTCTTTTTGAATCGGACTCATGTCCAGAGCTGCCGCAGCACTTATTGAAATTTACTTCATTAAATGGCGGTAAGGGGAATAGTCAATATGATTTTTTTCCAGAAATTGAATCAGGAACCGGCTGTCGCGCCTTGGGGTAGCGGAGATGTAGCCTTTGATGCAGTGATCGCGTGTAACCTCGCTTGCATTGCTTTCAATGGCGATCCTGCCGATTTCAGCAGCGATGGAGTGTTTGGCGATATCACGGAACGGTCCGGGGACGGGCTGAACTAACTGATCGAGAAAGGCTTTGGATTCGTCGCTCCACAGCGGACGGCTGCGCTCCACCCAGTAGTTCTGCCAGTCCAGCTTGGATTTGCCGTCCGCCTTGGGCAGCACCTTGAGAAATTTGCGGAACATGAAATAGCCGCCGATGCACATGCAGCCGAGCAGCATAAATGTCCAGAAAGCGATCGTGTTCATAAATAAGCTGCTCGGTGACGCGGACAACCAGCCAAGCCCTGATTTAATAATCATAACTGCACCACCTTATCAATGATTATAATCACTGACTTCTATCCAACTTAAATTATAGCGTATAGCCAGCGTTTTGCGAAGGCGCAAGCCAGATATCGGCAATGCCTAGATTTATTGTCCCAATCACGATAAAATAAGTCATAATTCGTGAAAGAAAGAGGGAAAAACGGCATGCTAAAAATTGGTTCCCATGTGTCGTGCGCGGACAAAGGACTGCTCAGCGCGGCAAATGAAGCGAATGAATACGGTTCAAGCTCTTTTATGATATATACAGGCGCACCGCAAAATACCCGCCGCAAACCGATCGAAGACATGTATCCCGAAGAAGGCAAAGCGGCGATGCGGGAAAAAGG includes these proteins:
- a CDS encoding TadE/TadG family type IV pilus assembly protein encodes the protein MKRRIAVLSRCAMRFKCWRRQTEGSVSVFLIMVLAFVFLFSAVLIDYARMAAASVQGERLARAAVRSVMSAYDVELREQYGLFAFGGSDGDELMARVLDDSLRKSGRGDGFNLVNLGLDTSTLEWSRSLGSYDVFRRQINEEMKYKAPVDFALEIAGKFKPLSGAMEEASRTTDLFAKLQPLYDKREAALDRMLEHRRQAAENARKPLTLIKNPAGGGIADSSIGTISSAADIAAQYNDYVNKSHADLNRDPKESPQYTWAIHSYLAQSSAVISRLSSLLADWQNDHAPLMRKAGDALKEAEAINEEMRGAIRQAKSASAGSGYDSSASWDIPDSDTNVAARPNLMEQAEQLPLDTADFRGMENNLAMQEAAYRNAESRASSLSGGINPLSVGLNGNSGAMKAAVIGAAEALDAYLHDYGNGGAVIGREASGIEEHRGSDNQRKELEREAKTKLGEALKVAEALRNLSGGVEEALERYEMLNQYYEENLEYNRGLREQLLDNPGENNPYAAESAAMDQMDNLYEALSGVMLASRDRLFQSEYAAQYFPHFDISQLTGIAEGSTEEIGEKLKEQLDPHSQELEYILYGFNQPGLNVGAAYSEIFAARLAIRTMEGFVKKAGLGNPLLVVAAAILYGVTEAVKDMIMLCREGAVPLSEFVPVNLTYRDYLRLFMVLHGSGEAELSRMLALIRLNTGINPDDRSTYASAEIRLGMRLWFLPGIMKLLQHTGAVPGEIDGQTYFKAVKADFAY
- a CDS encoding TadE/TadG family type IV pilus assembly protein, with the translated sequence MEDRRKRRWRSKNEGSMVVEAAMVLPVFLLFVLFLIFIVQMTLYSTALQSTVSDTVKEVATHMYPAALAAKKAEQSGITSSEAENGAENQSAVDKSGSEAAGADKTPVWTIPRLSVADWAEQYAAELPPPLDEWIRSAAEKGEGPLQELQAEGSEAVLDAAVKPLLRPYIASDMLDYRRIHVSNVIVPKLKDGEKPYFGLRVSYELPMKVPFLNRSIVLEASSVERLWIGDTGEGGSGGQEGGGENNSSIAILEKPNPARPNKQGAIRIKIAPNASANLTVFYKSGKSTAKYLGWKTADENGYIEWEWRIGGKTTPGSWPTFVIETEDGQSAEGQFYVADKPD
- a CDS encoding A24 family peptidase, with the translated sequence MGEWAFWGCLPFLAAAFLTDTLTMKIPNWITAPAVLAGFLVQGLTGGWKGLLFAGAGAAAGFMLLLLMHIIGAVGAGDVKLFAGIGAWTGFSFTAQVIIYSLLFAAVIGWIIMLKRRETFRRLRSVARLLTGIFYLPRWTLFKGRDREMLRFPFMLAVFPGAVAAFLGGWT
- a CDS encoding DUF6382 domain-containing protein; translation: MFGLTRDFVQQDGIRMVLGGREGMPISRLNTVQSRMLSSLSIPHHLRLFLKEVDLSVTLEYSVSGKKLLSHLLKGARLSLAELYGLLLQIAQGMEDGRLHMLRPEQYALHEDYIFIEGSLQSGKVYLTYIPLETIEPAQSLGESLKGLIMALMPSVTELNGDGVQRLLHYCGEDECTALGWKELLSALLTEDDGERNSIVNAEAAASTSTEAVNLPVAEWRGGEKTRRWKDEYDAEPDLALNTASPPNGRNSSKKTYILLGCILLDALLWKYVYLDHSGKLPLMLCGLATVVLIAISGLAWIGKIGGGKSEEEEFLEEGAEDPGNRFSFGFGSASPFGRQDKFDESQKFQPPPVERSKRVSAGILEFGPGEKGTEWAEEYPKTSDSGSATVLLSREKAPASVEAKLREGGLPYLERAEEGSDRREKIELNRTSFIIGRSPEVAQFVEPSEGASRVHVEVFRSGGGYVLKDLDSRNGTRFQGEAMIPYKEYPLDDGDAFTIVKGNYTFHQR
- a CDS encoding DUF2621 family protein, yielding MIIKSGLGWLSASPSSLFMNTIAFWTFMLLGCMCIGGYFMFRKFLKVLPKADGKSKLDWQNYWVERSRPLWSDESKAFLDQLVQPVPGPFRDIAKHSIAAEIGRIAIESNASEVTRDHCIKGYISATPRRDSRFLIQFLEKNHIDYSPYRHLMK